One window from the genome of Catenulispora sp. MAP5-51 encodes:
- a CDS encoding SDR family NAD(P)-dependent oxidoreductase yields the protein MADVVVEPVAVIGLACRLPGADGPAALWRLLRAGGDAVLEASEERWPSAVLPDFRFGGFVEGVDRFDAAFFGISPHEAAAMDPQQRLALELAWEALEHARLVPGELAGTPVGVFLGAIGSDYAVLAGRTDPAAQSAHTYTGAHRAMIANRVSYALQLRGPSLTLDAGQSSSLLAVRQACQSLATGESTVALAGGVNLNLLAETTAAIAGFGALSPTGRCRVFDAAADGYVRGEGGAVVVLKPLAAARRDGDPVLAVILGGAVNNDGGGDGLTVPRAEAQREVVQAACREAGVQPGDVQYVELHGTGTRVGDPVEAAALGAALGGAHRPADRPLLVGSVKTNIGHLEGAAGIAGLVKVVLSLHHRELPASLHFQTPNPDIPLEELRLQVVRETTPWPAPDGVALAGVSSVGMGGTNCHLVLGAAPDETASPIQDPDGLPWVLSARSPEALRAQAATLASAVGDGSDGPDPALALLRTRSRFEYRAVVDAAGTAARDERIKALTSLADGMPDASVTLGTAVRGKHAFVFPGQGSQWIGMAVALLDAEPVFAARIADCEAALAPFVDYSLTDVLRGAPDAPGLDRVDVVQPALWAVMVALAELWRSRGVQPDVVIGHSQGEIAAATVVGALSLADGARVVALRSKAIIRLAGAGGMLSVAAPLDVVRAGLGPEATVAAVNGPRSVVVSGPVGVLEALQAEFEDAGHRAKLVPVDYASHSEAVEAIREELLEVLAPVSPSSCVTEFVSCVTGAPIDTAELDAEYWYRNLRMTVRFADAARHALDEGVALFVECSAHPVLTGALEETVEAAERAAAVVGTVQRNVGGPDRFRQALAEAYVAGAPVDWTGALDVWPNQLAELPTYAFQRKRYWIAESATAPKSAAPRTVAPAAEASDRASGGFADRRALRNLVVATTAGVLGHSDASAVRSDWRFKELGVDSAASVQLRNRLRAATGLALPTGVLFDYPSPDQLADRMWALSQGTDERSNAHVHSAAEDPDPVVIVGMGCRYPGGIASPEDLWDLVLAGGEAVSDFPADRGWDFEALFAEGGEASGTSSTRRGGFLRDADKFDAAFFGISPREAAAMDPQQRLMLEVCWEAAERAGLDADTLRGSRTGVFVGAMAPDYGPRLHQPSAGTDGHLLTGSALSVVSGRIAYSLGLNGPALTIDTACSSALVAMHLAAQALRRGECDMALAGGVTVMATAGMFVEFSRQGGLAQDGRCKAFSADADGTGWAEGAGVLLLERLSDARRAGHPVLAVLRGSAVNQDGRSNGLTAPSGPAQERVIRAALADAGLAATDVDAVEAHGTGTRLGDPIEAEALLAAYGGDRPADRPLWLGSVKTNIGHTQAAAGTAGVIKVIEALRHGVLPRTLHADHPTTHVDWSSGTVRLLTEPVELPARQMARAGVSSFGISGTNAHVIIERAPQLVEPEPEPEPKPEAELAPESDVAAAAPLVWVFSARTASALRTQSTRLHAFATDASDADLVAAGPTLALRTAMEQRAVVVAQDREELLAALDALAEGRPHPAAVQGTASADVRPVFVFPGQGSQWAGMARELSAWHAGFRAAFERCDTALAPYTGWSVADVLAGRDGAPVLEGSDVIQPALFAVMVSLAALWRSAGVEPAAVIGHSQGEITAACVAGALDLPDAARIVAMRSKALMKLTGTGALLSVPLPADRVRELVEPWHDRLWVAILSGPASTVVGGDPDACEEFAAALGSDVRARRVAIDYAAHTPHIEALREDLLAALAGVESHATDIAFCSSAEGRFVTAEALTAEYWYLGLRNPVQFEQAIRQFGDWDGTPLFVESSPHPVLIGNVQDTLRAAGMAGDAFGTLRRDDGGPRRFLLAAAQAYVAGAPVDWRAVLGTAPHQVVLPTYPFEHQRFWVDGSPARAEAGHPLIDATVRLAEGDGLVLAGRLSTAATPWLADHAVDGNVLLPGTAFVELALQAASAVGSGGIDELMLQAPVVLSDGEAMDIQLTVGEADERGRRTLGVYTRSAGDEDEWTRNATATLLADAEPLAASWEEPAADAAETAQADLAGIYDWLVDRGYEYGPSFQGLLRAVAAEGTRFIDVALPEAVRADAGRFMVHPALLDAVLHPLVRDSVGDDDMLVLPFAFAGVRVAARGAEALSVRVAELGSDRYSLVAFDGAGQPALGVDELTLRRVPRRRTASGPASYALAWNELTVSEFEPAGERVAVVGTDAAADELRAVLGGLGAEATLSYDLPSLPDMTAGQVPETVFVSYRPDVDPFDLPYSVHEGLYQVLDLIQGWVADERFSASRLVFTTSGALDGTDDGLAAAPLWGLVRSAQAEHPGRFAIVDVADTDEQTWKLVLAALATGRTQLKVRDGVVSTPRLVRTEPSEAAIDLTTGTDLTTGTDLTTGTVLITGGTGGLGALVARRLVESHGVRHLLLASRRGANAPGAAELESELTALGASVTIAACDVSSRHAVAALLDAIPADQPLACVVHTAGVLDDAPVAALSTAHLDEALAAKADGAWHLHELTEKTAPNALFVLFSSVAGTIGTAGQANYAAANAFLDTLAATRHREGRPAVSIVWGLWADHTGMTGALTDADLARLARTGVAPLPTGEGLEFFDRALRSDTPLTVAARWDLAALRARVDGGGAIPEVFEGLVRTATRRASTPNAAAANRTAATASAPAGAVTGSQNTLTSRLAGLSQADGVKLLAGLVRAHAAAVLGHASADAVDADRAFTELGFDSLTAVELRNRVDAETGLRMPASMAFDHPTVAALAAFLHSELAPAQASPEDALREALEQMQAALPDTDESTRTKLVALLRSGLDRLGPATGSGSGFGAGPGSGSAGGEQAAAPASADAVLDPAAEATDEEIFAYIDRQFSEPPRV from the coding sequence ATGGCAGATGTGGTTGTGGAACCGGTCGCCGTGATCGGCCTGGCGTGCCGGCTGCCCGGCGCGGACGGACCGGCCGCGCTGTGGCGGCTGCTGCGCGCCGGCGGCGACGCGGTGCTCGAGGCCTCCGAGGAGCGCTGGCCGAGCGCGGTGCTGCCCGACTTCCGCTTCGGCGGCTTCGTCGAGGGCGTGGACCGCTTCGACGCCGCCTTCTTCGGCATCTCCCCGCACGAGGCCGCGGCCATGGACCCGCAGCAGCGGCTGGCGCTGGAGCTCGCCTGGGAGGCGCTGGAGCACGCCCGGCTGGTGCCCGGCGAGCTGGCCGGCACCCCGGTCGGCGTGTTCCTCGGCGCGATCGGCTCCGACTACGCCGTCCTGGCCGGCCGCACCGATCCCGCCGCGCAGAGCGCCCACACCTACACCGGCGCGCATCGCGCGATGATCGCCAACCGCGTCTCCTACGCGCTCCAGCTGCGCGGCCCGAGCCTGACGCTGGACGCCGGCCAGTCCTCCTCGCTGCTCGCGGTGCGCCAGGCGTGTCAGAGCCTTGCCACCGGCGAGTCGACGGTGGCGCTGGCCGGCGGCGTGAACCTGAACCTGCTGGCCGAGACCACGGCCGCGATCGCCGGGTTCGGTGCGCTGTCGCCGACCGGCCGATGTCGGGTCTTCGACGCCGCCGCCGACGGCTACGTCCGCGGCGAGGGCGGGGCCGTGGTGGTCCTCAAGCCGCTGGCCGCCGCCCGCCGCGACGGCGACCCGGTGCTGGCCGTGATCCTGGGCGGCGCCGTCAACAACGACGGCGGCGGCGACGGGCTGACCGTGCCGCGCGCCGAGGCCCAGCGCGAAGTGGTGCAGGCCGCGTGCCGCGAGGCCGGGGTGCAGCCGGGCGACGTGCAGTACGTCGAACTGCACGGCACCGGCACCCGGGTCGGCGACCCGGTCGAGGCCGCCGCGCTCGGTGCCGCGCTCGGCGGCGCGCACCGCCCCGCGGACCGGCCGTTGCTGGTCGGCTCGGTGAAGACCAACATCGGGCATCTGGAAGGCGCCGCGGGCATCGCCGGCCTGGTCAAGGTGGTACTCAGCCTGCACCACCGCGAGCTGCCGGCCAGCCTGCACTTCCAGACTCCGAACCCTGACATCCCGCTGGAGGAGCTGCGGCTCCAGGTGGTGCGGGAGACGACGCCGTGGCCGGCGCCCGATGGGGTGGCGCTGGCCGGCGTCAGCTCCGTCGGCATGGGTGGTACGAACTGCCACCTGGTGCTCGGCGCGGCCCCGGACGAGACGGCGTCGCCGATCCAGGATCCTGATGGCTTGCCGTGGGTGCTCTCCGCGCGGTCGCCGGAGGCTCTGCGCGCCCAGGCCGCTACCCTCGCCTCGGCCGTCGGTGACGGGTCCGACGGTCCCGACCCGGCGCTGGCGCTGCTGCGGACCCGCAGCCGCTTCGAATACCGCGCAGTCGTCGACGCCGCCGGCACCGCCGCTCGCGACGAGCGCATCAAGGCCCTGACCTCGCTGGCCGACGGCATGCCCGACGCCTCGGTCACCCTGGGCACCGCCGTCCGGGGCAAGCACGCGTTCGTCTTTCCCGGCCAGGGCTCGCAGTGGATCGGTATGGCCGTCGCCCTGCTCGACGCCGAGCCGGTGTTCGCAGCGCGGATCGCCGACTGCGAGGCGGCCCTGGCGCCCTTCGTGGACTACAGCCTCACCGACGTGCTGCGTGGCGCGCCCGACGCACCTGGCCTTGACCGGGTCGACGTCGTCCAGCCCGCGCTGTGGGCCGTGATGGTAGCGCTGGCCGAGCTGTGGCGCTCGCGCGGCGTGCAGCCCGACGTCGTGATCGGCCACTCGCAGGGCGAGATCGCCGCGGCCACGGTCGTCGGTGCGCTGTCGCTGGCCGACGGCGCGCGCGTTGTCGCTTTGCGCAGCAAGGCGATCATCCGGCTGGCCGGGGCCGGCGGGATGCTGTCCGTCGCCGCGCCGCTGGACGTCGTGCGGGCCGGCCTGGGACCTGAGGCCACCGTCGCGGCGGTCAACGGTCCGCGCTCCGTTGTCGTGTCCGGACCGGTCGGCGTGCTGGAGGCGCTGCAGGCCGAGTTTGAGGACGCCGGGCACCGCGCGAAGCTGGTCCCGGTCGACTACGCCTCGCATTCCGAAGCCGTCGAGGCGATCCGCGAGGAGTTGCTGGAGGTGCTGGCCCCGGTCAGCCCGAGCTCCTGCGTCACCGAGTTCGTGTCCTGCGTCACCGGCGCGCCGATCGACACCGCCGAGCTCGACGCCGAGTACTGGTACCGCAACCTGCGGATGACCGTGCGCTTCGCCGACGCCGCGCGGCACGCGCTCGACGAGGGCGTGGCGCTGTTCGTCGAGTGCAGCGCGCATCCTGTGCTGACCGGTGCGCTGGAGGAGACGGTCGAGGCCGCCGAGCGGGCCGCCGCCGTCGTCGGGACGGTGCAGCGCAATGTCGGCGGGCCCGACCGGTTCCGCCAGGCGCTGGCCGAGGCGTATGTCGCCGGGGCCCCGGTGGACTGGACCGGCGCGTTGGACGTGTGGCCGAACCAGCTCGCCGAGCTGCCGACGTACGCCTTCCAGCGCAAGCGGTACTGGATCGCGGAGAGCGCCACGGCTCCGAAATCCGCCGCACCGCGCACGGTAGCCCCGGCCGCCGAGGCCTCCGACCGGGCCTCGGGCGGCTTCGCGGATCGTCGAGCCCTGCGAAACCTGGTCGTCGCGACGACGGCGGGCGTCCTCGGCCACAGCGACGCCTCCGCTGTCCGGTCCGACTGGCGGTTCAAGGAACTCGGCGTGGACTCCGCGGCCTCGGTGCAGCTGCGCAACCGGCTGCGGGCCGCGACCGGACTGGCACTGCCGACCGGCGTGCTGTTCGACTATCCGAGCCCGGACCAGCTCGCGGACCGAATGTGGGCTCTTTCGCAGGGCACTGATGAGCGTTCGAATGCCCATGTCCACAGCGCCGCCGAGGACCCCGATCCGGTGGTCATCGTCGGCATGGGCTGCCGCTACCCCGGCGGCATCGCCTCGCCGGAGGACCTGTGGGACCTGGTCCTCGCCGGCGGCGAAGCGGTGTCCGACTTCCCGGCCGACCGCGGCTGGGACTTCGAGGCCTTGTTCGCCGAGGGCGGCGAGGCGTCCGGGACCAGCTCGACCCGCCGCGGCGGCTTCCTGCGCGACGCGGACAAGTTCGACGCCGCGTTCTTCGGCATCAGCCCGCGCGAGGCCGCGGCCATGGACCCGCAGCAGCGCCTCATGCTCGAGGTCTGCTGGGAGGCGGCCGAGCGCGCCGGACTGGACGCCGACACGCTGCGCGGCAGCCGGACCGGCGTCTTCGTCGGCGCGATGGCCCCGGACTACGGACCCCGCCTGCACCAGCCCAGCGCCGGCACCGACGGGCACCTGCTGACCGGCAGCGCGCTGAGCGTGGTGTCCGGCCGGATCGCCTACAGCCTCGGGCTCAACGGACCGGCGCTGACCATCGACACGGCCTGCTCCTCCGCGCTGGTCGCGATGCACCTGGCCGCGCAGGCGCTGCGCCGGGGCGAGTGCGACATGGCCCTGGCCGGCGGCGTCACCGTGATGGCCACCGCCGGGATGTTCGTCGAGTTCAGCCGCCAGGGCGGACTGGCGCAGGACGGCCGCTGCAAGGCGTTCTCCGCCGACGCGGACGGCACCGGCTGGGCCGAGGGCGCCGGCGTACTGCTGCTGGAGCGGCTGTCGGACGCGCGGCGCGCCGGGCACCCGGTGCTCGCGGTGCTGCGCGGCTCGGCGGTGAACCAGGACGGCCGCAGCAACGGACTCACCGCTCCGAGCGGTCCGGCGCAGGAGCGGGTGATCCGCGCCGCGCTCGCCGATGCCGGACTGGCCGCCACCGACGTGGACGCCGTCGAGGCGCACGGCACCGGGACCCGCCTCGGCGACCCGATCGAGGCCGAGGCGCTGCTCGCCGCGTACGGCGGCGACCGGCCCGCCGACCGTCCGCTGTGGCTGGGTTCGGTGAAGACCAACATCGGCCACACCCAGGCCGCCGCCGGAACCGCGGGCGTCATCAAGGTGATCGAGGCGCTGCGGCACGGAGTGCTGCCGCGCACCCTGCACGCCGACCACCCGACGACGCATGTGGACTGGAGCTCGGGGACCGTCAGGCTGCTGACCGAGCCGGTCGAGCTGCCCGCGCGGCAGATGGCGCGAGCCGGGGTGTCCTCGTTCGGGATCAGCGGCACCAACGCGCATGTGATCATCGAGCGCGCGCCGCAGCTGGTCGAGCCTGAGCCTGAGCCCGAGCCCAAGCCCGAAGCCGAGCTCGCGCCCGAGTCGGACGTCGCGGCTGCGGCACCGCTCGTATGGGTCTTCTCCGCGCGCACTGCTTCCGCGCTTCGTACGCAGTCCACACGGCTGCACGCCTTCGCCACCGATGCCTCCGACGCCGACCTCGTCGCGGCCGGCCCGACGCTGGCCCTGCGCACCGCGATGGAACAGCGAGCGGTGGTCGTCGCGCAGGACCGCGAGGAACTGCTCGCCGCGCTGGACGCCCTCGCCGAGGGCCGCCCGCATCCGGCAGCCGTCCAGGGCACGGCGTCCGCTGACGTCCGGCCGGTGTTCGTGTTCCCCGGCCAGGGCTCGCAGTGGGCCGGAATGGCCCGGGAACTGTCGGCCTGGCACGCCGGCTTCCGAGCCGCCTTCGAGCGCTGCGATACCGCCCTGGCCCCCTACACCGGATGGTCGGTCGCCGACGTCCTGGCGGGCCGGGACGGGGCGCCTGTGCTCGAAGGCTCCGATGTCATCCAGCCGGCGCTGTTCGCGGTCATGGTCTCCTTGGCTGCGCTGTGGCGCTCGGCCGGCGTCGAGCCCGCAGCCGTCATCGGCCACTCCCAGGGCGAGATCACGGCCGCCTGCGTGGCCGGCGCGCTCGACCTGCCCGACGCCGCGCGGATCGTGGCGATGCGCAGCAAGGCCCTGATGAAGCTGACCGGGACCGGCGCGTTGCTGTCTGTCCCGCTTCCCGCCGATCGGGTGCGGGAGTTGGTGGAACCGTGGCACGACCGGCTGTGGGTCGCGATCCTCAGCGGGCCCGCCAGCACCGTGGTCGGTGGCGATCCGGACGCGTGCGAGGAGTTCGCCGCCGCGCTCGGATCCGACGTGCGGGCGCGGCGCGTGGCGATCGACTACGCCGCGCACACTCCACACATCGAGGCGCTGCGCGAGGACCTGCTCGCCGCGCTGGCCGGGGTCGAATCGCACGCGACAGACATCGCGTTCTGTTCCTCGGCCGAGGGCCGGTTCGTGACGGCCGAGGCGCTGACCGCCGAGTACTGGTACCTCGGCCTGCGCAACCCGGTCCAGTTCGAGCAGGCGATCCGGCAGTTCGGCGACTGGGACGGCACGCCGCTGTTCGTCGAGTCCAGCCCGCATCCGGTGCTGATCGGCAACGTGCAGGACACGCTGCGCGCGGCCGGGATGGCCGGGGACGCGTTCGGGACGCTGCGCCGCGACGACGGCGGTCCGCGGCGGTTCCTGCTGGCGGCCGCGCAGGCCTACGTCGCGGGCGCGCCGGTGGACTGGCGCGCGGTGCTGGGGACGGCGCCGCACCAGGTCGTGCTGCCGACGTATCCCTTTGAACATCAGCGTTTCTGGGTCGACGGCTCGCCGGCCCGAGCGGAGGCCGGGCACCCGCTCATCGACGCCACGGTGCGCCTGGCCGAGGGCGACGGACTGGTGCTGGCCGGCCGGCTCTCGACGGCCGCGACACCGTGGCTCGCCGACCACGCCGTGGACGGCAACGTCCTGCTTCCCGGCACGGCCTTCGTGGAACTGGCGCTTCAGGCTGCCAGTGCGGTGGGCAGCGGCGGGATCGACGAGCTGATGCTTCAGGCGCCGGTGGTGCTGAGCGACGGCGAGGCGATGGACATTCAGCTGACGGTCGGCGAGGCCGACGAACGCGGCCGCCGGACCCTCGGTGTCTACACCCGGAGTGCCGGCGACGAGGACGAGTGGACGCGCAACGCCACGGCCACGCTGCTCGCCGATGCCGAGCCGCTCGCCGCGTCCTGGGAGGAGCCGGCCGCCGACGCTGCCGAGACTGCCCAGGCCGATCTCGCAGGCATCTACGACTGGCTCGTCGACCGTGGCTACGAATACGGACCCTCATTCCAGGGCCTGCTGCGGGCGGTCGCGGCGGAGGGCACGCGCTTCATCGACGTCGCGCTCCCCGAAGCGGTCCGCGCCGATGCCGGACGGTTCATGGTGCATCCGGCGCTGCTCGACGCGGTCCTGCATCCGTTGGTCCGCGACAGCGTCGGCGACGACGACATGCTGGTGCTGCCGTTCGCGTTCGCCGGGGTGCGGGTCGCGGCGCGGGGCGCCGAGGCGCTGAGCGTCCGGGTCGCCGAGCTGGGCTCCGACCGGTACTCGCTGGTCGCCTTCGACGGCGCCGGACAGCCGGCGCTCGGCGTCGACGAGCTGACGCTGCGCCGGGTGCCGCGCCGCCGGACCGCGAGCGGCCCGGCCTCGTACGCCTTGGCGTGGAACGAGCTGACGGTGTCGGAGTTCGAGCCGGCGGGGGAGCGGGTCGCGGTCGTCGGCACCGACGCCGCCGCCGACGAGCTGCGTGCCGTGCTGGGCGGGCTCGGCGCCGAGGCGACGCTCAGCTACGACCTGCCCTCGCTGCCGGACATGACGGCGGGTCAGGTCCCTGAGACGGTGTTCGTGTCCTATCGGCCGGACGTGGATCCCTTCGATCTCCCGTACTCGGTGCACGAGGGGCTGTACCAGGTCCTGGACCTGATCCAGGGCTGGGTCGCCGACGAACGGTTCTCCGCCAGCCGGCTGGTCTTCACGACCTCGGGCGCCCTTGACGGGACGGACGACGGTCTTGCCGCCGCGCCACTGTGGGGTCTGGTGCGGTCGGCGCAGGCCGAGCACCCCGGGCGCTTCGCGATCGTGGATGTCGCCGATACCGATGAGCAGACCTGGAAACTGGTCCTCGCGGCTCTGGCTACCGGCCGCACGCAGCTGAAGGTCCGTGATGGCGTGGTGAGCACCCCGCGCCTGGTTCGCACCGAGCCCTCTGAAGCAGCGATCGACCTCACTACCGGCACCGACCTCACCACCGGCACCGACCTCACCACCGGCACCGTCCTCATCACCGGCGGCACCGGCGGCCTCGGCGCCCTCGTGGCTCGCCGCCTGGTCGAGTCGCATGGCGTGCGGCACCTGCTCCTCGCCTCGCGGCGCGGTGCCAACGCCCCGGGCGCCGCCGAGCTGGAATCCGAGCTGACCGCCCTCGGCGCGTCGGTGACCATCGCAGCCTGCGATGTCTCCTCCCGCCACGCCGTAGCCGCGCTGCTGGATGCGATCCCCGCCGACCAGCCACTGGCCTGTGTCGTGCACACCGCTGGCGTCCTGGACGACGCCCCGGTTGCCGCACTCTCCACGGCCCACCTCGACGAGGCGCTGGCCGCCAAGGCCGACGGCGCCTGGCACCTGCACGAGCTCACCGAGAAGACCGCTCCGAACGCGCTGTTCGTGCTCTTCTCCTCGGTCGCCGGCACCATCGGCACCGCCGGGCAGGCCAACTACGCCGCCGCCAACGCCTTCCTCGACACCCTCGCCGCCACCCGCCACCGCGAAGGCCGTCCGGCGGTGTCCATCGTCTGGGGCCTGTGGGCCGACCACACCGGCATGACCGGCGCGCTGACCGACGCCGACCTGGCTCGCCTGGCCCGGACCGGCGTCGCTCCGCTGCCCACCGGCGAAGGTCTCGAGTTCTTCGACCGAGCCCTGCGATCCGATACGCCGCTGACCGTCGCGGCCCGTTGGGACCTGGCAGCGTTGCGGGCCCGCGTCGACGGCGGCGGTGCGATCCCCGAGGTCTTCGAGGGCCTGGTCCGCACCGCCACCCGCCGTGCGTCGACTCCGAACGCCGCCGCAGCCAACCGGACAGCGGCCACCGCCTCGGCTCCGGCCGGTGCCGTCACCGGATCGCAGAACACGTTGACGTCCCGCCTGGCCGGCCTCTCCCAGGCCGACGGCGTCAAGCTGCTGGCCGGCCTGGTCCGGGCGCACGCCGCCGCCGTCCTCGGCCACGCATCCGCCGACGCCGTGGACGCCGACCGCGCCTTCACCGAACTCGGCTTCGACTCGCTGACCGCCGTCGAGCTGCGCAACCGGGTCGACGCCGAGACCGGCCTGCGGATGCCGGCGTCCATGGCCTTCGACCATCCGACGGTCGCCGCGCTGGCCGCGTTCCTGCACTCCGAACTCGCCCCGGCCCAGGCCTCGCCGGAGGACGCGCTGCGCGAGGCGCTGGAACAGATGCAGGCCGCGCTGCCGGACACCGACGAGTCCACCCGCACCAAGCTCGTCGCCCTGCTGCGCAGCGGCCTGGATCGGCTGGGTCCGGCGACCGGCTCCGGCTCTGGCTTCGGCGCTGGCCCTGGCTCCGGCTCGGCCGGCGGCGAGCAGGCCGCCGCACCGGCCTCGGCCGACGCCGTCCTGGACCCGGCCGCCGAGGCCACCGACGAGGAGATCTTCGCGTACATCGACCGGCAGTTCTCCGAACCGCCCAGGGTCTGA